In Dermacentor albipictus isolate Rhodes 1998 colony chromosome 6, USDA_Dalb.pri_finalv2, whole genome shotgun sequence, the following proteins share a genomic window:
- the LOC135896334 gene encoding inositol hexakisphosphate kinase 1-like: MAAESGGKCENVVLEPYIHQVGGRSSMLCLDELTLCKPLILQELKFYENLPDVLKPFTSEYKGVVEVALLEDPDGYLTLTAHPSYDPLKNGCASSHNIKGTESITSLKARKYRMRWQKAGSVEIEPVLTDGTQLFEEDDSKDSFTTHNPWIVRCHNLQIQRFLSSSGSPREFLLLENLTARYTFPCILDLKMGTRQYADDASEEKRRSLDAKTAATTSSPLGLRICGMQVYQQNLGYYKCHNKYFGRSLNVEGFRQTLYHFLHDGIRFRFDILLPLIDRLQSLTEAIEQLESFRFYTSSLLILYEGKGPDGNSNDCSEAPPPPPKESVFTKKQPPPPVDIRMIDFAHSVYSPKDKGPDEGYLFGLRNLVTQLQILKQDNLSAATESLQLKCDNASGKIEVAARATNN; this comes from the exons ATGGCTGCCGAATCCGGAGGAAAGTGCGAAAATGTGGTCTTGGAACCTTACATCCACCAG GTTGGAGGACGGTCATCCATGCTATGTCTTGACGAGTTAACGCTCTGCAAGCCACTCATACTGCAAGAACTTAAATTTTATGAAAACCTTCCGGATGTTCTTAAGCCATTCACATCCGAATACAAAG GCGTCGTCGAAGTAGCGTTGCTGGAGGACCCCGATGGCTACCTGACGCTGACAGCGCATCCCTCGTACGACCCCCTTAAGAATGGCTGTGCTTCTAGTCATAACATCAAGGGCACAGAAAGCATCACGAGCCTCAAAGCCAGAAAGTACAG GATGCGCTGGCAGAAGGCTGGCAGCGTCGAGATTGAGCCGGTGCTCACAGATGGTACGCAGTTGTTTGAGGAGGACGACAGCAAGGACAGCTTCACCACACACAACCCATGGATCGTGCGGTGCCACAACTTGCAGATTCAGCGATTCCTGTCATCCTCCGGAAGCCCCAGAG AGTTCCTGCTGTTGGAAAACTTGACTGCCCGCTACACGTTTCCCTGTATCCTGGACCTGAAGATGGGCACTCGGCAGTATGCAGACGACGCTTCTGAAGAGAAGCGCCGAAGCCTCGACGCCAAGACGGCCGCCACGACTTCGAGTCCTCTCGGGCTCCGGATTTGCGGCATGCAG GTGTACCAACAGAACCTTGGCTATTACAAGTGCCACAACAAGTATTTTGGCCGGTCACTTAACGTGGAAGGCTTCCGGCAGACCCTGTACCACTTCCTTCACGATGGCATCCGCTTCCGCTTCGACATCCTGCTGCCCCTCATTGACCGGCTCCAATCACTCACAGAG GCAATAGAGCAGCTGGAGTCTTTTCGTTTCTACACAAGCTCGCTTCTGATCCTGTACGAGGGCAAAGGGCCCGACGGGAACTCAAACGACTGCAGCgaggcaccaccaccaccacccaaaGAGAGCGTCTTTACCAAGAAGCAGCCGCCGCCTCCAGTGGACATCAGGATGATTGACTTTGCCCACTCAGTGTACAGCCCAAAGGACAAAGGGCCAGATGAAGGTTACCTCTTTGGCCTGAGGAACCTCGTAACTCAGCTGCAAATCTTGAAGCAGGACAACCTGAGTGCCGCCACGGAAAGCCTTCAGTTGAAGTGTGACAACGCTTCTGGAAAGATCGAAGTGGCTGCAAGAGCAACCAACAACTGA